A single Bacillus sp. HMF5848 DNA region contains:
- a CDS encoding TetR/AcrR family transcriptional regulator, translating into MNDRKKLIIEEAMKLFATKGFHATSIQEVATNSNVSKGTVYTYFTSKDELLLEVFRYYYDTIKQKVETVDVEKQLLPKERFIQQITVFFTMFERNKEFILVHIREGVPIYEAIEEFIMNIKRETQQWYAESLTAIYGDRIHPYVIDIAVLFDGMLESYLKVLMFGQMSLDYPITARFLVNRLDDIVEGLLKREEEPVLKGIPIMLPSLCSSQTSLDRLQAALQELQQLIDDLPVSQQDRDDLCDTVQILKEEAYKQEPKRVIINGMLANLERIHELRPYVKKIQLYIN; encoded by the coding sequence TTGAATGATCGAAAGAAGTTAATTATAGAAGAAGCGATGAAGCTGTTTGCAACAAAAGGCTTTCATGCCACCTCTATTCAAGAGGTTGCTACTAACAGTAATGTTTCAAAGGGAACTGTATACACGTATTTTACATCAAAGGATGAGCTGCTTCTTGAAGTGTTTCGCTATTACTACGATACGATAAAACAAAAAGTGGAAACCGTTGATGTTGAGAAACAGCTACTACCTAAAGAGAGATTTATTCAACAAATTACAGTGTTTTTCACCATGTTTGAGCGAAATAAGGAATTCATTTTAGTACACATACGTGAAGGTGTACCAATCTATGAAGCTATTGAAGAGTTTATTATGAATATTAAACGTGAGACACAGCAATGGTATGCTGAATCGTTAACAGCCATTTATGGTGATCGCATTCATCCATACGTGATTGATATAGCTGTTCTATTTGATGGGATGCTAGAGAGTTACTTAAAGGTATTAATGTTTGGTCAGATGTCGCTTGATTATCCGATAACGGCACGTTTTTTAGTAAATCGTCTGGATGATATCGTTGAGGGCTTACTAAAAAGAGAGGAAGAACCTGTGTTAAAAGGTATACCGATTATGCTTCCATCTTTATGTTCGTCACAAACGTCATTAGATAGGCTTCAAGCAGCGTTACAGGAGTTACAACAATTAATCGATGACTTACCGGTCAGTCAGCAAGACCGAGATGATCTTTGTGACACGGTTCAAATTTTAAAAGAAGAAGCATACAAGCAAGAGCCGAAGCGAGTGATTATAAATGGCATGCTTGCGAACCTCGAACGAATTCATGAGCTTCGTCCATACGTAAAAAAAATACAATTATATATTAATTAA
- a CDS encoding TolC family protein, which produces MKRTALVLAGAILLVPTGAIIADSIKQYTVPKAAEEIVAKDLSLQITASKPEIHDDSAPYQGEFSDELEVIGDKSNEYSDFSKKLQVELSAYQTLYNYWLADAAFKIEKENVAQAEKELEIMKKKVAQGVESKMQLMSVETSLNNALVRLADAEQQANAAKYMLNQDLGNELTENILLDTKIDDSTFTYVPEKEYKVENYLPNLLENHASLGIIQTSIKQYEEIVKDSQSLSVLGEDNFESQIEGTEAQINMTLAKIAGLEQLKNTVGLSPYEQSVLDELYLDVRMKDAQLKGILEALDDAEDDRDRAERDWKKYYEEELAEANIQLQQAQQGLQFLAYNYEDRFEAMKKKIGLQYDNLARMKQLYTNNQKMYELGMITQSELESFRLNLVGVRLQLNMAKKDYFLLTKEFELFKQGYMPGAGGGGF; this is translated from the coding sequence TTGAAAAGAACAGCACTAGTGTTAGCGGGAGCGATTTTACTTGTTCCAACAGGAGCGATTATTGCCGATTCAATCAAGCAGTACACAGTTCCAAAAGCAGCCGAAGAAATTGTGGCAAAAGACCTTTCCCTACAAATAACAGCATCGAAGCCGGAAATTCATGATGATTCTGCGCCATATCAAGGTGAGTTCTCAGACGAACTTGAGGTAATTGGTGATAAAAGCAATGAATATAGTGATTTCTCGAAAAAGCTCCAAGTCGAGCTATCCGCATATCAAACGTTATATAACTATTGGTTAGCTGATGCAGCTTTTAAAATTGAAAAGGAAAATGTTGCACAAGCCGAAAAAGAGTTAGAGATTATGAAGAAGAAGGTCGCGCAAGGTGTAGAATCTAAAATGCAGCTTATGAGTGTGGAAACAAGCTTAAATAATGCGCTTGTTCGTCTCGCGGATGCTGAGCAGCAGGCAAACGCGGCTAAATATATGTTAAACCAAGATTTAGGTAATGAACTAACAGAAAACATTTTACTAGATACTAAGATTGATGACAGCACGTTCACTTATGTACCTGAAAAAGAGTATAAGGTGGAAAATTACTTACCAAACTTACTTGAAAATCATGCATCATTAGGAATTATCCAAACGTCGATCAAGCAGTATGAAGAGATTGTTAAGGATTCACAATCATTGTCAGTGCTTGGTGAGGATAACTTTGAAAGTCAGATTGAAGGCACTGAGGCACAAATAAATATGACACTTGCTAAAATAGCTGGTCTTGAACAGCTTAAAAATACGGTTGGCTTAAGCCCTTATGAACAGTCGGTCTTAGATGAACTATACCTTGACGTAAGAATGAAAGATGCCCAATTAAAAGGTATTTTAGAAGCACTTGATGATGCTGAAGACGATCGCGATCGTGCAGAGCGCGATTGGAAGAAGTATTATGAGGAAGAGCTAGCTGAGGCGAACATTCAACTTCAGCAAGCGCAACAAGGCTTACAATTTTTAGCATACAATTATGAAGATCGCTTTGAGGCGATGAAGAAGAAAATTGGCTTGCAATATGATAACCTTGCCCGTATGAAGCAGCTATATACAAATAATCAAAAGATGTATGAGCTAGGCATGATTACACAATCTGAACTAGAAAGCTTCCGCTTAAACTTAGTAGGTGTTCGCTTACAGCTTAACATGGCTAAAAAAGATTACTTCCTACTTACAAAAGAGTTTGAGTTATTCAAACAAGGATATATGCCTGGTGCCGGCGGTGGCGGGTTTTAA
- a CDS encoding S-layer homology domain-containing protein, giving the protein MTINKYLAATITTALVASLATPSYSHADTKEFSDLKEGDAFYKEVQTLVKQGIINGYDDGTYRPNQKIIRGQAAKLFARALKIDTPDNIGSILEHYPDIPAGSEFADAVVKINSEGILTGDEGTFRPSAELTRDVMALWLVRAFDLEPVPDVNVPLTDLDKIEAEYIDAVKILYQNGITTGRNDGSYDPKATVTRGQFAAFMYRCLYQVVSIEAIPSDVIDIEEEVDLEKTVRVALRSGDIVEVDLVWQTDDIDFSEPGKYELEGYLQGLPTVKVSKTVIVEDKPLSVKKIDTPNLSQIELELNHSRYTLSELIDKDTYNIIDSNNKSYDIESIIVEGTRVTLTLATPIENGTVVTLTFNETPLRDIKPIKVLAEDDTAPTITSIKPLNWSRVKITFNEPLQLNTKNEAEVLDRNILAAFKMNNGANPIKSITVKDYGKVVDIQLDRQMKAGENTITFTDSLQDGAGLSLEELEKTFDVVEDKQFPKLIEVKDVKPYEMTLVFDEEITLPAYRPELRFHHTSRSLDATSVFQKNDFEVIVYFDKALVLDEKAAIFLDTGAVIDTWGNESWYTRRMGIVKEDTAVPELEQVTMLKKQETESDFVQVRVEYNEILDSKSATNIENYQVSNSDGDSIDIRDVILTKTNEAKTTVLLTLNAKYGEFLKDTYHVEVNDITDLYGNTLESAAISFTDGSETAPSGFEAFILSDNDKVSFVIDFGREMAEDGPLSIDELSNYAIKINGDEWQLADLHLDPSVDVVIKTYDNGRTAEIIMQKQATGSKWDTLLKAVTDAVAKNDFSNVELFVSKIEDKRGNHTEQWRNEIEITGKDTLEPKHIYATDLQLIEINVDDELIHFNPDDFIIFADKNGDKKADAGERLDFTAELTVDNDTSTIGFELEEELDGRARLDGASIIITSSSSVDTESRFGQKLLLDRIVVRDGIAPKLIKNNAVTASGTPNGSTAYIKLEFTEDLDASTVTRLSFTIDEDGYYIEDAEVDDNIVTLTVDLGDKSLAELKEAGITQIAPISDVNNNITTDLEGEIN; this is encoded by the coding sequence ATGACAATAAATAAATATTTAGCAGCAACTATCACGACAGCACTCGTTGCTAGTCTTGCTACTCCATCATACAGTCATGCCGATACAAAGGAATTTTCAGACCTTAAAGAGGGTGACGCATTTTACAAAGAAGTGCAAACACTCGTTAAGCAAGGGATTATTAATGGCTATGACGATGGTACATATCGACCAAATCAGAAGATTATTCGTGGTCAAGCGGCAAAGCTATTTGCTCGTGCTTTAAAAATCGACACACCTGACAACATCGGATCTATCCTTGAACATTACCCTGATATCCCAGCAGGAAGTGAGTTTGCTGATGCTGTTGTAAAAATCAACAGTGAAGGCATTTTAACAGGAGATGAAGGTACATTTAGACCGAGTGCAGAACTAACACGCGACGTTATGGCGTTGTGGCTTGTTCGCGCCTTCGACCTAGAACCAGTTCCAGATGTTAACGTACCGTTAACTGACCTTGATAAAATAGAAGCAGAATACATCGACGCAGTAAAAATTTTATACCAAAACGGCATAACAACGGGACGTAATGATGGCAGCTATGATCCTAAAGCGACCGTGACTCGAGGCCAGTTCGCTGCTTTTATGTATCGTTGCTTATACCAAGTTGTATCTATTGAAGCTATACCAAGTGATGTAATCGATATTGAAGAAGAAGTGGATCTTGAAAAAACAGTGCGCGTGGCTCTTAGAAGTGGAGACATCGTTGAGGTTGACCTCGTTTGGCAAACGGATGACATTGATTTTTCTGAACCAGGTAAGTATGAGCTTGAAGGTTATTTACAAGGATTGCCTACCGTAAAGGTATCAAAAACAGTCATTGTCGAGGATAAGCCTTTATCGGTAAAAAAAATCGATACACCAAACCTATCGCAAATCGAGTTGGAACTAAATCACAGTAGATATACACTTAGTGAATTAATAGATAAAGATACGTATAACATTATAGATTCTAATAACAAATCTTATGACATCGAAAGCATTATCGTTGAAGGTACACGTGTAACACTAACATTAGCTACACCGATAGAAAACGGCACAGTTGTAACCTTAACGTTTAATGAAACACCGTTACGCGACATCAAGCCGATTAAAGTATTAGCGGAAGATGATACCGCTCCAACTATCACCAGCATTAAACCATTAAATTGGTCACGTGTGAAGATTACATTTAATGAACCTTTACAATTAAACACAAAAAATGAAGCCGAAGTGTTAGACCGAAATATACTAGCTGCGTTTAAAATGAATAACGGGGCGAATCCGATTAAATCTATTACTGTAAAAGATTATGGTAAAGTGGTTGATATTCAGCTAGACAGACAGATGAAGGCTGGGGAGAACACTATCACTTTTACCGATTCATTACAGGACGGTGCTGGCCTATCTTTAGAAGAACTTGAAAAAACGTTTGACGTTGTAGAGGACAAGCAGTTTCCTAAGCTTATCGAAGTGAAAGATGTTAAGCCGTACGAGATGACACTCGTATTTGATGAGGAAATTACACTACCAGCATATAGACCGGAGCTACGCTTCCATCATACGAGTCGCAGTCTTGATGCAACATCTGTGTTTCAGAAAAATGATTTTGAGGTTATAGTGTATTTTGACAAGGCACTCGTACTTGATGAAAAAGCTGCCATCTTTTTAGACACAGGTGCCGTAATAGATACGTGGGGAAATGAAAGTTGGTACACGCGCCGCATGGGCATCGTCAAGGAAGATACGGCAGTGCCTGAGCTTGAACAAGTAACTATGTTGAAAAAACAAGAAACAGAAAGTGATTTTGTTCAAGTTCGTGTAGAGTACAACGAAATCCTAGACTCAAAATCAGCAACTAATATAGAAAACTATCAAGTAAGCAATTCAGATGGCGATAGCATTGACATTCGCGACGTTATTTTAACAAAAACAAATGAAGCAAAAACAACGGTTTTACTAACTCTGAACGCTAAGTACGGAGAGTTCCTCAAGGATACGTATCATGTAGAGGTTAACGATATTACCGATTTATACGGCAACACACTTGAATCAGCTGCTATATCATTTACAGATGGTAGTGAAACGGCACCAAGTGGATTTGAGGCATTTATTTTATCAGATAATGATAAAGTGAGCTTCGTTATCGATTTTGGTCGCGAGATGGCAGAAGACGGTCCATTATCTATTGATGAGCTTAGCAATTACGCGATTAAAATTAATGGAGATGAGTGGCAGCTAGCCGACTTGCATCTTGACCCTTCTGTAGATGTTGTCATAAAAACGTATGACAACGGACGCACTGCTGAAATCATTATGCAAAAGCAGGCAACGGGTTCAAAATGGGACACTCTTTTAAAAGCAGTAACAGACGCCGTAGCGAAAAACGATTTTAGTAACGTAGAGCTGTTTGTATCAAAAATTGAAGATAAACGCGGCAATCATACGGAACAATGGCGTAATGAGATTGAAATAACTGGTAAAGACACACTTGAGCCAAAGCACATATATGCTACTGACTTACAGCTCATAGAAATTAATGTAGATGACGAGCTTATTCACTTTAATCCAGACGACTTTATCATTTTTGCTGATAAAAATGGTGACAAAAAAGCAGATGCAGGCGAACGTTTAGACTTCACAGCCGAGCTTACTGTAGATAATGACACATCTACTATCGGTTTTGAACTGGAAGAAGAGCTAGACGGACGAGCTAGACTTGACGGGGCTTCGATTATTATTACATCAAGCAGCAGTGTTGATACAGAAAGTCGCTTTGGACAAAAGCTGTTATTGGATCGCATCGTCGTACGCGATGGGATTGCACCAAAGCTTATAAAAAACAATGCGGTTACAGCGAGCGGTACTCCAAACGGCAGCACCGCATACATTAAGCTTGAATTTACAGAAGATCTCGATGCGTCTACTGTTACGCGCTTAAGCTTCACAATTGATGAAGATGGCTACTATATTGAAGATGCAGAGGTTGATGATAACATCGTCACGTTAACAGTGGACCTTGGCGATAAATCCCTTGCTGAGCTAAAAGAAGCAGGCATCACGCAAATCGCACCAATTAGTGATGTGAATAACAACATTACAACGGACCTTGAGGGTGAGATTAACTAA
- a CDS encoding efflux RND transporter permease subunit has translation MKLVDVSVKRPVGVFMIVLAILALGWISLRNLAIDLYPKIDIPIAVVATNYQGAAPQEIEKLISKPLEDSMSSVQGIDTIQSQSQANSSLVILQFQSGVDLDSALLEVREKVDQVKGFLPEDANEPSVLRFDPQQIPVMWIGLSGDKPENLQNIAENQIIPFMERQEGVGSVSISGGKTREILVELDRAKLRQYGVVPGQVTQALFSANSSASAGSVPKGDQSLQIRIEGEFQTVDDIKNTLISLPTGQQIRISDIADVKDTFKKVQSKAEVNYEEALVLSVLKQSDGNTVKVADEMYKAIDRLNEDLPEGVELSIVIDTSTFIRQSITSVVNNMIVGGLLAGFILLLFLRSIRATIVIGLSIPIAIISTFSLMYFTGQTLNILSMGGLALGIGMMVDSSIVILENIFSYRQQGYSIKEAAVKGGSELASAVIASTTTSLVVFLPIVFVQGLASDLFTALALTVSFSLLASLVVSLTLIPMLSSKLLTREKDFHKEKPSPFERAFGKFVAFYKGVLRWVLNHRKTTIAVSLGTLIGSFALAPMLGATFIPASDQGQIEISVKAPSGTRLEETEKVTDQVTKLLDPYNDVVATSYLSFGGNDFDPTASGVNLATYTIQLVKPGEREIKTIDVVQELGEAVKDIAGAEIKVSELGAGLGTGAPIQIAVNGSDQEVLEEIAQQIVWVMEDVPGVLNPETSAAEGLPEIQIEVKRDVAAQYGLTYQAVMNEVSLSFNGQTATRYREDGNEYDVRVILPEDERNDINSLQTLKIQTPTGQVIPLSAVAELKQIQGPVVIQRQNQQRQINVTSDIVDRDLGSVTRDIQAELAKINLPDGYSYSMGGQSEDMMESFADLGLALIFSIFLVYVVMAVQFESLLYPFVIMFSMPMTLVGIIGGLFITGHPLSIPAVIGVIMLSGIVVNNAIVLVDYINILRRRGMDRAEAILEAGPTRMRPIFMTTLTTVLGMVPLALGLGEGAEAQAPLAVVIIFGLSISTMFTLLLVPVMYTYLDDLSNWFGRLFSGKLFKRGGKVKEEEVSA, from the coding sequence TTGAAACTCGTAGACGTTTCCGTTAAACGCCCTGTTGGCGTATTCATGATTGTTCTTGCTATTCTTGCGCTCGGCTGGATCAGCTTACGCAATTTAGCAATTGATTTATATCCGAAAATAGATATACCTATTGCGGTTGTTGCAACTAACTACCAAGGAGCAGCCCCGCAAGAGATTGAAAAATTAATTAGTAAACCGCTAGAGGATTCGATGAGCTCTGTGCAAGGGATTGATACGATTCAATCGCAATCACAAGCAAATTCATCATTAGTCATTTTACAGTTTCAAAGTGGTGTCGATTTAGATTCAGCCTTGCTAGAGGTCCGGGAAAAAGTGGATCAAGTGAAGGGGTTCTTACCAGAAGACGCAAATGAACCATCTGTCCTTCGCTTTGATCCACAGCAAATTCCTGTTATGTGGATTGGGTTATCGGGTGATAAGCCTGAAAACTTGCAAAACATAGCTGAGAACCAGATCATTCCTTTTATGGAGCGCCAAGAAGGAGTCGGGTCTGTTTCAATTAGTGGAGGAAAAACACGTGAAATTTTAGTGGAATTGGATCGTGCCAAGCTACGTCAATATGGCGTTGTACCTGGTCAAGTGACGCAAGCGTTGTTTAGTGCAAACTCCTCAGCGTCCGCCGGGTCTGTTCCGAAAGGAGATCAAAGCCTTCAAATTCGTATTGAAGGAGAATTCCAAACGGTCGATGATATAAAAAATACACTAATTAGCTTGCCAACAGGGCAGCAAATTCGTATAAGTGATATCGCAGATGTAAAGGATACATTTAAAAAAGTTCAATCGAAAGCAGAAGTTAACTATGAGGAAGCTTTAGTTTTATCTGTTTTAAAACAATCTGATGGAAATACTGTAAAAGTTGCCGATGAAATGTATAAGGCGATTGATAGGTTGAATGAAGATTTACCTGAAGGTGTGGAGCTTTCGATTGTAATTGATACATCAACATTCATCCGTCAGTCAATCACCTCTGTTGTCAACAACATGATTGTTGGGGGCTTACTAGCTGGTTTTATCCTGTTACTGTTTTTACGAAGCATCCGTGCAACGATTGTTATTGGGTTGTCGATTCCAATTGCAATTATCTCCACGTTCTCGCTTATGTATTTTACAGGCCAAACGTTAAACATTCTTTCTATGGGTGGATTAGCGCTTGGAATCGGGATGATGGTTGATAGCTCGATCGTTATTTTAGAAAATATATTTAGTTATCGCCAGCAAGGCTACTCGATTAAAGAAGCTGCGGTAAAAGGTGGGTCTGAGCTTGCATCAGCCGTTATTGCATCTACTACGACGAGCTTAGTTGTATTTTTACCAATCGTGTTTGTGCAAGGTTTAGCGTCAGATTTATTTACAGCGTTAGCCTTAACAGTATCATTCTCGCTATTAGCATCGTTAGTTGTATCATTAACATTAATTCCGATGCTATCTTCAAAGCTTTTAACACGAGAAAAAGATTTTCATAAGGAAAAACCAAGCCCATTTGAACGTGCTTTCGGAAAGTTTGTGGCGTTCTACAAAGGGGTTTTACGTTGGGTATTAAACCATCGTAAAACAACGATTGCTGTATCACTTGGGACACTAATAGGATCGTTTGCACTAGCACCAATGCTAGGAGCAACTTTCATTCCAGCGTCAGACCAAGGTCAAATTGAGATTTCTGTAAAAGCGCCAAGCGGCACGCGCTTAGAGGAAACAGAAAAAGTCACGGATCAAGTAACGAAATTGTTAGATCCTTACAACGATGTGGTTGCAACTAGCTATTTATCGTTTGGTGGAAATGACTTTGATCCAACCGCATCAGGCGTGAACTTAGCGACGTATACGATTCAGCTTGTGAAGCCAGGCGAACGTGAGATTAAAACAATCGACGTCGTGCAAGAGCTCGGTGAAGCGGTAAAAGATATCGCAGGTGCCGAAATCAAAGTGTCAGAGCTTGGAGCGGGTTTAGGGACAGGAGCGCCAATACAAATTGCAGTAAATGGCTCTGATCAAGAAGTATTAGAAGAAATTGCTCAGCAAATTGTCTGGGTCATGGAAGATGTACCTGGAGTGTTAAACCCAGAGACGTCTGCTGCTGAAGGGCTACCGGAAATTCAAATTGAAGTGAAGCGTGATGTGGCAGCGCAGTACGGTTTAACGTACCAAGCTGTGATGAATGAAGTATCTCTTTCGTTCAATGGTCAAACAGCTACACGCTATCGTGAAGACGGAAATGAATACGATGTGCGCGTTATTTTACCAGAGGATGAAAGAAACGATATTAATAGCTTACAAACGTTAAAGATTCAAACGCCGACGGGGCAAGTTATTCCGTTATCAGCAGTCGCTGAATTAAAACAAATTCAAGGACCTGTTGTTATTCAACGACAAAATCAACAGCGTCAAATTAACGTAACAAGTGACATCGTGGACCGCGACTTAGGTAGTGTGACACGTGACATTCAAGCTGAGCTTGCAAAAATTAACTTACCAGATGGATACTCATATAGCATGGGTGGGCAAAGTGAAGATATGATGGAATCCTTCGCAGATTTAGGTCTTGCGTTAATATTCTCTATCTTCCTTGTGTATGTTGTAATGGCAGTTCAGTTCGAATCACTGCTATACCCATTTGTTATAATGTTCTCGATGCCAATGACTCTTGTAGGGATTATCGGTGGGTTATTTATCACAGGTCATCCATTAAGTATCCCAGCTGTTATTGGGGTTATCATGCTATCCGGTATCGTTGTTAACAATGCGATCGTGCTAGTTGACTATATTAATATTTTACGAAGACGCGGAATGGATCGAGCAGAAGCGATTCTCGAAGCGGGTCCAACTCGTATGAGACCAATCTTCATGACGACATTAACAACGGTACTTGGTATGGTGCCATTAGCACTTGGATTAGGGGAAGGTGCTGAAGCACAAGCACCACTTGCAGTCGTAATCATCTTTGGACTGAGCATTTCAACTATGTTTACGTTGTTACTAGTACCAGTTATGTACACGTATTTAGATGATTTATCGAACTGGTTCGGACGCTTGTTCAGCGGCAAACTTTTTAAGCGTGGTGGCAAGGTAAAAGAAGAAGAGGTTTCAGCTTAA
- a CDS encoding MFS transporter, with protein MWIANFFIAGSLTMILPFLSLYIKTLGSYSHDFIQLWSGLVFGVTFITAFIFSPIWGRIGDKYGRKKVLLILGYGVSICVLLMGYVSSVYMLFGLRMFMGLFAGFISMGQALIAAQTPKAIAGRTLGTLQTGNVTGSLFGPLLGGLLADTVGFEYTFLITAVVTFIASSFVLFGIKEVRMEDNKANEKQLTGREVLRYIFTTPMLLMIMLVSMIIQIAHFAIQPLLALYVEEFVSIENIAFLSGVAFSATGLGNLLFTRQWGKWGDRVGHDKILFILLILSAVVYVPQAFVTDIWQLTLLRFVLGAVIGGVIPCRTAFIRQTAPVSIQGEVLGYNASFRFLGNVIGPAMGGVIAGFFGISSVFFVTSGLLLLAGAMLGFIMKKQEDTTTYKEVSVKG; from the coding sequence ATGTGGATTGCTAATTTTTTTATAGCTGGTAGCTTGACGATGATCCTGCCGTTCTTATCGTTGTATATAAAAACACTCGGCAGTTATTCACATGATTTTATTCAATTGTGGTCAGGGCTTGTGTTTGGGGTCACCTTTATAACAGCATTTATTTTTTCACCTATTTGGGGCCGAATCGGCGATAAATATGGACGAAAAAAGGTGCTACTCATTCTCGGATACGGTGTTTCTATTTGTGTTCTCTTAATGGGATATGTCTCGTCGGTTTACATGCTGTTTGGTTTACGAATGTTTATGGGATTGTTTGCAGGATTTATATCGATGGGCCAGGCGCTTATTGCTGCGCAAACACCAAAAGCGATTGCAGGTCGAACGCTCGGTACGTTACAAACGGGGAATGTAACAGGCTCGTTATTTGGTCCTTTACTTGGAGGGTTGCTCGCCGACACGGTAGGATTCGAGTATACATTCTTAATTACAGCTGTTGTCACGTTTATAGCATCTAGCTTCGTATTATTCGGTATAAAAGAAGTGCGTATGGAAGACAACAAAGCAAATGAAAAACAACTTACAGGTCGAGAAGTATTGCGTTATATTTTCACAACACCAATGTTACTTATGATCATGCTTGTATCAATGATTATTCAAATTGCACACTTTGCCATTCAGCCACTTCTTGCGCTTTATGTGGAGGAATTCGTGTCGATTGAGAACATCGCCTTTTTATCGGGGGTCGCATTTTCAGCTACTGGACTTGGGAATTTACTTTTTACAAGGCAGTGGGGGAAATGGGGGGACCGAGTGGGACACGATAAAATACTTTTTATTTTACTCATACTGTCAGCCGTCGTCTATGTTCCGCAAGCCTTTGTCACGGACATATGGCAGCTTACTTTGCTGCGGTTTGTGCTTGGTGCGGTAATCGGTGGCGTGATTCCTTGTCGAACGGCTTTTATTAGACAAACCGCTCCTGTATCTATCCAAGGAGAAGTATTAGGCTATAATGCAAGCTTTCGCTTTCTTGGTAATGTCATTGGGCCTGCTATGGGAGGTGTCATTGCTGGCTTCTTCGGTATCTCTTCCGTATTTTTTGTTACGAGTGGTTTACTTCTATTAGCAGGAGCAATGCTTGGTTTTATTATGAAAAAGCAAGAGGATACAACAACATATAAAGAAGTATCTGTAAAAGGCTAG
- a CDS encoding efflux RND transporter periplasmic adaptor subunit, which translates to MKQKQLAGLSLAILLALAGCGQAATTSSDVEEKVTPVKVEQVTKGSLTVDNEIVGQAQANMTLSVFPKIAGELVELNVSKGDFVEKGAVLAKVNTRDLEIGLNSEQTVVSQAQGQVKQAQIQKNQAEDAIKNAEIQLQTAELSYKQATEGSSTGVANSDIAVQQAEQNYNNAKTNYDRTKALFEDGIVSKQQFEQAESALKQAELGLEQAKLQSTNAQSPTNLELAAQQVEQAKMALANAKRQVELANVGVQQAQVSLKQAQLRSTQAQARLDDATLVAPEAGYIMSITSEPGEIVSSAQPLFTIVNVDPMKVSANISANQLAMFNVDETVTVAVPLTGSEAKATISFVSPAADQAGLYTVEATITNPPTELKPGMPVNFVIEESLVNDAVLVPTGAIIVKGGQSYVFVVDGETAVQTPVEVIQSQTETTAVRVDLAAGTQVVVKGQNTLVDGNKVRIMEEE; encoded by the coding sequence ATGAAGCAAAAACAATTGGCAGGGTTAAGTCTTGCAATTTTATTAGCATTAGCAGGCTGCGGGCAAGCAGCTACTACATCATCTGATGTTGAAGAAAAAGTAACGCCAGTAAAAGTAGAGCAAGTAACGAAAGGTTCTCTTACAGTAGATAACGAGATTGTAGGGCAAGCCCAAGCGAATATGACTCTATCAGTCTTTCCGAAGATTGCAGGCGAACTTGTTGAATTAAATGTGAGTAAAGGTGATTTTGTAGAAAAAGGTGCCGTTCTTGCAAAAGTGAATACGCGTGACCTTGAGATAGGACTTAATTCGGAGCAAACGGTTGTTTCACAAGCGCAAGGCCAAGTAAAGCAGGCGCAAATTCAAAAGAATCAAGCAGAAGATGCTATAAAAAATGCAGAAATCCAACTGCAAACAGCAGAATTAAGCTATAAGCAAGCGACGGAAGGAAGTTCAACGGGTGTAGCTAATTCTGATATTGCTGTGCAGCAGGCAGAGCAAAATTACAATAATGCGAAAACAAATTATGACCGTACAAAAGCCTTATTTGAAGATGGCATTGTATCTAAGCAACAGTTTGAGCAAGCTGAGTCAGCGCTTAAGCAGGCTGAGTTAGGATTAGAGCAAGCAAAGCTTCAGTCAACAAATGCTCAATCTCCAACAAACTTAGAGTTAGCGGCACAACAGGTTGAGCAAGCAAAGATGGCATTAGCTAATGCAAAGCGTCAAGTGGAGTTAGCAAATGTAGGTGTGCAACAAGCACAAGTTTCATTAAAACAAGCTCAATTACGCTCAACGCAAGCTCAGGCGCGTTTAGATGACGCGACTTTAGTAGCACCAGAGGCAGGCTATATTATGTCGATAACATCTGAACCAGGAGAAATTGTGTCATCAGCACAGCCACTATTTACAATCGTGAATGTAGATCCGATGAAGGTTTCAGCTAATATTAGTGCGAATCAGCTTGCGATGTTCAATGTGGATGAGACAGTAACAGTTGCTGTTCCACTGACAGGATCAGAAGCAAAAGCGACAATTTCGTTTGTATCGCCAGCAGCAGACCAAGCTGGATTATATACAGTAGAAGCAACTATTACAAATCCACCAACAGAGTTAAAGCCAGGCATGCCAGTTAATTTTGTCATTGAGGAAAGCTTAGTAAACGATGCTGTGCTTGTACCAACAGGAGCGATCATCGTAAAAGGTGGCCAGTCATACGTATTTGTTGTTGATGGTGAGACGGCAGTGCAAACACCTGTTGAAGTCATTCAGTCACAAACCGAAACAACAGCTGTTCGAGTTGATCTTGCAGCAGGAACACAGGTTGTTGTGAAAGGACAAAACACACTTGTAGATGGCAACAAGGTGAGAATTATGGAGGAGGAATAA